A section of the Desulfobacterales bacterium genome encodes:
- a CDS encoding dihydrolipoamide acetyltransferase family protein: protein MSRAFKLPDLGEGVHEGEVLAVHVSVGQEVKEGDIILEVETDKAAVEIPSPFTGTVVEVMVKPGDTVNVGDVMMTFSNGDEAEAVEATTSKEAATETVDTAEVIPMPEAGERKGPVPASPATRRLARELSVDLQQVTPTGPGGVITADDVRAFAEKGPDAAGPPVVTEVTPADDTADLIIPSPTLPDFTRWGPVDRKPFRSIRRATAKQMVIAWSQIPHVTSQDEVDITKLEAFRQKHKADIAAEGGRLTMTVFAIKAVATALKMYPQFNATLDVAAGEIVYKNYFHIGVAVNTENGLIVPVIRDVDRKSIKELAIELHDLVERTRSRKVALEELQGGTFTITNAGAMGGGYFAPIINHPEVAIMGMGQGRLQPAVIDKGDGEHEIVPRLIMPIVLCIDHRVLDGADAIQFLKTVIEALEDPDELLISMI, encoded by the coding sequence ATGTCCAGAGCATTTAAATTACCGGATTTAGGCGAGGGTGTGCATGAGGGTGAGGTGCTTGCCGTGCATGTCTCGGTGGGCCAAGAGGTCAAAGAGGGCGATATTATCCTGGAGGTCGAGACCGATAAAGCCGCAGTGGAAATTCCGTCGCCGTTTACCGGTACCGTGGTCGAGGTAATGGTTAAACCCGGCGATACGGTAAATGTTGGGGATGTGATGATGACTTTCAGCAATGGCGACGAAGCTGAGGCGGTTGAGGCGACCACATCCAAAGAGGCAGCAACAGAAACGGTTGACACGGCTGAAGTTATCCCCATGCCCGAAGCCGGCGAAAGAAAAGGGCCGGTGCCGGCATCACCGGCGACCCGCCGCCTGGCGAGAGAACTGAGTGTTGATCTCCAACAGGTCACTCCCACCGGGCCCGGGGGTGTGATCACCGCTGATGATGTCCGCGCTTTTGCCGAAAAGGGACCGGATGCGGCCGGCCCGCCGGTTGTCACTGAAGTGACACCGGCGGATGATACGGCTGATTTGATCATTCCATCTCCGACCCTGCCCGATTTTACCCGCTGGGGCCCGGTCGATAGGAAACCTTTCCGCTCCATCCGCCGCGCGACAGCCAAGCAGATGGTGATTGCCTGGTCTCAAATACCCCATGTGACCAGCCAGGATGAGGTGGATATCACCAAGCTGGAGGCCTTCCGTCAGAAACACAAGGCTGATATTGCGGCTGAAGGCGGCCGCCTGACGATGACGGTCTTTGCCATCAAAGCGGTTGCCACCGCGCTTAAAATGTATCCGCAGTTTAATGCAACTCTGGATGTGGCTGCCGGTGAGATTGTTTACAAAAATTATTTTCATATCGGCGTTGCCGTCAATACGGAAAACGGTTTGATTGTGCCCGTGATTCGCGATGTTGACCGCAAAAGCATCAAAGAGCTTGCCATCGAATTGCACGATCTGGTCGAGCGCACCCGCTCCCGCAAAGTTGCGCTCGAGGAGCTTCAGGGTGGGACATTTACGATCACCAATGCCGGTGCCATGGGGGGCGGCTATTTTGCGCCGATTATTAATCATCCAGAGGTGGCTATTATGGGCATGGGCCAGGGTCGCCTGCAGCCGGCGGTGATTGATAAAGGAGATGGTGAGCACGAAATCGTGCCGCGTTTGATTATGCCGATTGTGCTGTGTATCGATCACCGCGTGCTGGATGGCGCCGATGCTATTCAGTTTCTCAAAACGGTGATTGAAGCGCTGGAAGATCCGGATGAGC